The following proteins are co-located in the Telopea speciosissima isolate NSW1024214 ecotype Mountain lineage chromosome 9, Tspe_v1, whole genome shotgun sequence genome:
- the LOC122639855 gene encoding pentatricopeptide repeat-containing protein At2g41080 has product MGRPLLRYLCCSPRIISGSIYNTNSLLYCTTVANISGTKSSDEFINLCSDGNLKEAFQRFRTVIWSDPPLFSHLLQGCILLQSLSLGKQLHSLVITSGCSADRFISNHLLNLYSKCGKLQAAMALFNVMPRKNVMSSNILIGGFIQNGDLENACKVFEEMSERNLATWNAMITGFTQFEFNEEGLDLFSQMHRMGLFPDEFTLGSVLRGCAGLRVLNTGQQIHGYATKSAYECNLVVGSSLAHMYMKCGSMQDGERVFKGMPVHNVVACNTLIAGRAQNGCSEGALNHFSLMRMAGFRPDKVTFVSVFSSCSELATLGQGQQIHALAIKSGADSAVSVLSSLVSMYSRCGCMEDSLRAFLECDESDVVLWSSMIAAFGFHGQGQEAIQLFEQMENVGLEPNDVTFLSLLYACSHSGLKENGTKFFELMVNKYKMKPRLEHYTCMVDLLGRSGCLVEAEALIRSMPIIPDGIIWNTLLSACKIHKNTDMARRIAKDVLKLEPQDSAPYVLLSNIHASARSWGDVSNVRKAMRERQVKKEPGVSWLEVKNQVHQFCTGDRSHPKWMEIDGYLKELISEMKERGYVPDTGSVLHDMEVEEKEYSLAHHSEKLAIAFALLSTPAGAPIRVMKNLRVCNDCHMAIKFICVITAREIIIRDASRFHHFKDGKCSCRDYW; this is encoded by the coding sequence ATGGGTAGGCCTCTCTTAAGATACTTGTGTTGTTCACCACGTATTATTAGTGGAAGTATCTACAACACCAATTCCCTACTTTACTGCACAACTGTCGCTAATATAAGTGGCACTAAATCTAGTGACGAATTTATCAACCTCTGTTCCGATGGAAACTTGAAAGAGGCATTCCAAAGATTTCGGACGGTGATCTGGTCAGACCCACCTCTGTTTTCTCACCTCTTACAAGGATGCATTCTCTTGCAGTCTCTTTCCCTAGGCAAGCAGCTCCATTCTTTGGTCATTACCTCGGGTTGTTCTGCCGACAGGTTCATATCCAATCATCTCCTCAACCTGTACTCCAAATGCGGAAAGTTACAGGCTGCAATGGCATTATTCAATGTGATGCCGAGGAAGAACGTCATGTCCTCAAACATCTTGATTGGTGGGTTTATTCAAAATGGTGATTTAGAAAATGCCTGCAAGGTGTTTGAAGAAATGTCCGAAAGAAACCTCGCAACTTGGAATGCTATGATTACTGGATTTACCCAATTTGAATTCAATGAAGAGGGGTTGGATTTGTTCTCTCAGATGCACAGAATGGGACTCTTCCCCGATGAATTCACTCTCGGAAGTGTTCTTAGAGGTTGTGCAGGTTTGAGAGTGCTGAATACTGGGCAGCAGATCCATGGCTATGCTACAAAGTCTGCGTACGAGTGTAATTTGGTTGTTGGGAGCTCTTTGGCTCATATGTACATGAAATGTGGAAGTATGCAGGACGGGGAAAGAGTGTTCAAGGGGATGCCTGTTCATAATGTTGTTGCTTGCAATACCCTTATTGCAGGAAGGGCTCAAAATGGGTGCTCTGAGGGAGCTCTAAATCACTTTAGTCTGATGAGGATGGCAGGATTCAGACCAGACAAGGTTACCTTTGTTAGTGTTTTCAGTTCATGTTCAGAATTGGCCACTCTTGGGCAAGGCCAGCAGATACATGCTTTAGCTATCAAATCTGGGGCTGATTCTGCAGTGTCTGTGTTAAGTTCACTGGTTAGCATGTACTCAAGGTGCGGGTGTATGGAAGACTCTTTAAGGGCTTTCTTGGAATGTGATGAGTCAGATGTTGTTTTATGGAGCTCAATGATTGCAGCTTTTGGGTTCCATGGCCAGGGCCAAGAAGCGATCCAGTTATTCGAGCAGATGGAGAATGTAGGATTGGAGCCGAATGATGTTACCTTTTTGAGCTTACTCTATGCTTGTAGTCACAGTGGATTGAAGGAAAACGGAACTAAATTCTTTGAGTTGATGGTGAATAAGTATAAAATGAAGCCTAGGTTGGAGCACTATACTTGTATGGTTGATCTCCTTGGGCGCTCTGGATGTTTGGTGGAAGCAGAGGCTTTGATCCGATCAATGCCTATAATACCAGATGGAATCATCTGGAATACTTTGTTGTCTGCCTGTAAAATCCACAAAAACACAGACATGGCAAGAAGGATTGCCAAAGACGTGCTTAAGCTTGAGCCACAGGATTCTGCTCCCTATGTCTTGCTATCAAACATCCATGCTTCTGCTAGGAGTTGGGGGGATGTCTCAAATGTGAGGAAAGCCATGAGAGAGAGGCAAGTGAAGAAGGAGCCCGGAGTAAGTTGGTTGGAAGTGAAGAACCAAGTGCATCAATTCTGTACGGGTGATCGATCCCATCCAAAATGGATGGAGATTGATGGCTATCTAAAAGAACTGATTTCAGAGATGAAGGAACGAGGTTATGTGCCAGATACCGGCTCTGTTTTGCATGACATGGAGGTTGAAGAAAAGGAGTACAGCTTGGCTCACCACAGTGAGAAACTGGCAATTGCTTTTGCTCTCTTGAGTACTCCTGCAGGTGCTCCAATCAGAGTCATGAAGAACTTGCGTGTCTGTAATGATTGCCATATGGCGATCAAGTTCATATGTGTGATCACTGCCCGGGAAATTATTATTCGAGATGCTAGTCGATTTCACCACTTCAAAGATGGGAAATGTTCTTGTAGAGATTATTGGTGA